One stretch of Cydia pomonella isolate Wapato2018A chromosome 24, ilCydPomo1, whole genome shotgun sequence DNA includes these proteins:
- the LOC133531066 gene encoding uncharacterized protein LOC133531066: MVVLHFIITAFIFGPIVSSLSPKELPFLKTQINDEKHATAFNKLLNSIVKTNRKRLDTINKLTKLQAMDIYPSLQDTLRTSSRRDSDESSSESDEKNNIIYLVIPDTYSMSNASQDHRSIQPAPTTEQPKQTKPPARSQSLPQNIPTLHDYSKLKSSNPSPPPIQNTLSSIQSISRDGLDALRVSIERSCKSREVKKCRNACKAAVKSACSEYECKKKLKKRLKKTCKRECKDEFRIGW, encoded by the exons ATGGTTGTGCTTCATTTTATAATAACTGCATTTATTTTTGGACCTATC GTCTCTTCTCTCAGTCCAAAAGAGTTGCCATTTCTAAAGACCCAGATTAACGACGAGAAGCATGCCACGGCTTTCAACAAGCTGCTCAATTCCATCGTCAAGACCAACCGGAAACGGCTGGACACTATCAACAAGTTGACCAAACTGCAG GCCATGGATATATACCCTTCGTTACAAGACACACTACGTACCTCGTCGCGTAGGGACAGCGACGAGTCAAGCAGCGAGAGCGATGAGAAGAATAACATCATCTATCTAGTTATA CCAGACACATATTCAAtgtccaacgcgtcacaagacCATCGTTCAATCCAACCCGCACCAACCACTGAACAACCCAAACAAACTAAACCACCAGCGAGATCACAGTCACTACCACAAAACATACCCACACTTCACGATTACTCCAAACTTAAGAGCTCAAACCCTAGTCCACCTCCTATACAAAATACATTATCTTCTATACAGAGTATAAGCAGAGACGGCTTAGATGCACTACGGGTAAGTATAGAAAGATCATGTAAAAGTAGAGAGGTAAAGAAATGCAGGAACGCGTGTAAAGCGGCGGTGAAAAGCGCATGTTCAGAGTATGAGTGTAAAAAGAAGTTGAAGAAGAGATTAAAGAAGACTTGTAAGAGGGAGTGTAAAGACGAGTTCAGGATTGGATGGTAA
- the LOC133531067 gene encoding cysteine-rich PDZ-binding protein: MVCEKCEKKLGRVITPDPWKTGARNTTESGGRKVGENKALTATKGRYNPYTSKFQECKICRTKVHQVGSHYCQACAYKKGICAMCGKKILDTKNYRQSST, translated from the exons ATGGTTTGTGAGAAATGCGAGAAGAAATTGGGACGTGTGATCACACCAGACCCGTGGAAGACTGGGGCAAGGAACACTACGGAGTCCGGCGGTAGGAAGGTGGGAGAAAACAAAGCTTTAACGGCTACAAAAGGACGCTATAACCCGTACACTTCGAAGTTCCAAGAATGCAA GATCTGCCGTACAAAAGTGCACCAAGTGGGCTCACATTACTGCCAGGCGTGTGCATACAAGAAGGGCATCTGTGCTATGTGTGGGAAGAAAATTCTGGACACTAAGAACTACCGGCAGAGCTCTACATAG